The proteins below come from a single Halomonas binhaiensis genomic window:
- a CDS encoding MFS transporter, whose product MIQAKSAAWWRATLALCLGSVLVFINLYAPQPLLPELRHSHDVTTLTIGLVMSLATLTMALSLLVYGPVSDAFGRQAIMRFSLLAAACATLLVALAPNITSLLLLRALQGIALGGLPAVAIAWMGDEFEPAAMVPAVGLYIAANTLGGIGGRVIGGAIGEWQGAEVGFLTIGVLSLIGVALFWRLLPASTDFKPQRFRPSRAIGQLLGHLRNPLLLTAYLIGGLNFLIFINQYSYMTFRLAEEPFGLGPSWLGLLFLTYLGGTLGSSLSAKVVARLTAPYSMALGIAILACGSAMTLVPVLGLIVLGLTVGAFGFFLCHATASGWVGRCATEARGSASALYLTFYYLGASLGPVWFEPFWKWAHWPGIVGASWLVLAITFSLALWLGHREAGRELKELAH is encoded by the coding sequence ATGATTCAAGCCAAGAGTGCCGCCTGGTGGCGGGCAACCCTGGCACTTTGCCTGGGTTCCGTGCTGGTATTCATCAACCTGTATGCGCCCCAACCACTGTTGCCCGAACTACGTCATAGCCATGATGTCACCACGTTGACCATTGGCCTGGTCATGTCCCTGGCGACCCTGACCATGGCCTTGTCGCTGCTGGTTTATGGTCCGGTGTCCGATGCTTTTGGCCGTCAGGCCATCATGCGCTTTTCTCTGTTGGCAGCCGCCTGCGCCACGCTGCTGGTGGCATTGGCTCCGAATATCACTAGCCTGTTGCTGCTGCGTGCTTTGCAGGGTATTGCCCTGGGAGGACTGCCGGCGGTAGCGATCGCCTGGATGGGCGATGAGTTCGAACCAGCTGCCATGGTGCCTGCGGTGGGGTTGTACATCGCAGCCAACACGCTCGGTGGCATCGGTGGACGAGTGATTGGCGGTGCCATCGGTGAGTGGCAAGGAGCTGAAGTTGGGTTTCTAACCATCGGTGTTCTTTCCCTGATCGGCGTGGCATTGTTCTGGCGCCTGCTGCCGGCATCGACGGACTTCAAGCCACAACGCTTCCGGCCATCCCGGGCCATCGGGCAGCTATTGGGCCATTTGCGCAATCCTTTGCTGTTGACGGCCTATCTGATTGGTGGATTGAATTTCCTGATTTTCATCAATCAGTACAGCTATATGACCTTCCGCCTTGCCGAGGAGCCTTTCGGGCTGGGGCCTAGCTGGCTTGGATTGTTGTTTTTGACCTATCTGGGCGGGACATTGGGCTCAAGCCTGTCAGCTAAGGTGGTGGCTCGGCTGACGGCGCCATATTCCATGGCACTGGGCATCGCGATCCTGGCCTGTGGCAGCGCCATGACACTGGTACCTGTCCTCGGTCTGATCGTTCTCGGGCTGACAGTGGGAGCCTTTGGATTTTTCCTTTGTCATGCGACAGCTTCTGGCTGGGTAGGGCGCTGTGCGACCGAAGCGCGTGGTAGCGCCTCGGCCCTGTACCTGACTTTCTATTACCTTGGCGCTAGTCTCGGTCCAGTGTGGTTTGAGCCGTTCTGGAAGTGGGCGCACTGGCCAGGCATCGTTGGTGCTTCCTGGTTAGTGCTTGCCATCACCTTTTCCCTGGCCTTGTGGCTAGGGCACAGAGAGGCAGGACG
- a CDS encoding LysR family transcriptional regulator translates to MTLSFDLRSLAVFVAVVDHGGFSAAARARHVAQSAVSQTIANLERRLETPLFYRQDRRIDLTPEGEVLLQHARRLLEHAEAAELAVSELKGLVKGEVRIGIPSMLGSYYLPPLLMGFKSSYPGIRLTVIEAGARRLQRLISERELDLGIIVDDHTSTPMERHPLLREEMVVCVQREHPFAERESIRPEDFFNEPLVLFQDGYFHREFVDTMARRLGVTPDIAFQSNLIPLTKAIVRQGFGITTFLRRVVDEPELTAIPFSPSTWLTLSLAWRPSGYLSRAERAFIDYTIAQRDAL, encoded by the coding sequence ATGACCTTATCCTTCGACCTGCGCTCCTTGGCTGTCTTCGTGGCAGTGGTGGATCATGGAGGCTTCAGCGCTGCTGCCAGGGCTCGCCATGTAGCACAGTCTGCCGTCAGTCAGACCATTGCCAATCTGGAACGTCGCCTGGAAACGCCCCTGTTTTACCGACAGGACCGTCGTATTGACCTGACTCCGGAGGGAGAGGTACTGCTCCAGCATGCCCGACGCTTGCTGGAGCATGCCGAAGCTGCGGAGCTGGCCGTGAGCGAGCTCAAGGGACTGGTGAAGGGAGAGGTGCGTATCGGCATCCCATCAATGCTCGGCTCCTACTACCTGCCTCCATTATTGATGGGATTCAAGTCCAGCTACCCTGGCATTCGCCTTACTGTGATCGAAGCGGGAGCTCGCCGCCTGCAACGTTTGATCAGCGAACGAGAACTGGACCTGGGTATTATTGTCGATGATCACACCAGCACCCCCATGGAAAGGCACCCATTGTTGCGCGAGGAAATGGTAGTCTGCGTGCAAAGGGAACACCCATTTGCTGAAAGAGAGAGTATTCGCCCCGAGGACTTCTTTAATGAACCTCTCGTACTCTTTCAAGATGGTTATTTTCACCGTGAGTTCGTCGACACGATGGCGCGACGCCTGGGAGTCACTCCGGACATTGCTTTCCAATCCAACCTGATTCCCTTGACCAAGGCCATCGTTCGTCAGGGCTTCGGGATCACGACTTTCCTGCGCCGAGTCGTCGATGAGCCGGAGCTGACAGCGATTCCCTTCTCCCCTTCTACCTGGCTGACTTTGTCCCTGGCCTGGCGACCCAGTGGCTACCTTTCACGAGCAGAGCGTGCCTTCATCGATTACACCATTGCCCAACGCGATGCCCTGTAG
- a CDS encoding NlpC/P60 family protein → MSVALSCRAAAALVLLGLLAGCASSSQKDVASQDYYSQDLPGMAAQTPPLMSPAGGSLTANVGDELVRETLMEEHGKWAGTPYRLGGTSFSGIDCSALVQNIFNEAFQVDLPRTTGSQINTGIPIGRTELSPGDLVFFRPPGSRHVGIYVGDGRFLHASSSRGVMISKLSNSYWSRYYWQARRPLQSTDLASLQLSSSGYGFGS, encoded by the coding sequence ATGAGTGTCGCACTATCGTGTCGCGCCGCTGCGGCTCTGGTTTTACTCGGTCTGTTGGCCGGATGTGCTTCCAGTAGCCAGAAGGATGTTGCCAGCCAGGATTATTACTCCCAGGATTTGCCGGGAATGGCTGCTCAGACACCGCCATTGATGTCTCCTGCCGGAGGGTCCCTTACCGCCAATGTTGGGGACGAGCTTGTCCGTGAAACCCTGATGGAAGAGCACGGCAAATGGGCCGGGACTCCCTATCGTCTCGGTGGGACTTCCTTCAGTGGCATTGACTGTTCTGCCTTGGTGCAGAACATTTTCAATGAAGCCTTTCAGGTTGATTTACCACGTACTACCGGTAGTCAGATCAACACAGGGATCCCGATTGGCCGCACTGAACTGTCCCCGGGCGATCTGGTGTTCTTCCGCCCGCCAGGTAGCCGCCATGTTGGCATCTACGTTGGTGATGGACGCTTCCTACATGCCTCCTCTTCTCGTGGCGTGATGATCTCCAAGCTCAGCAACAGCTATTGGTCCCGTTACTATTGGCAGGCACGTCGTCCACTTCAGTCTACTGATCTGGCATCCTTGCAGCTGTCATCCTCCGGATATGGCTTCGGTAGCTGA
- a CDS encoding DUF1266 domain-containing protein, which translates to MVDPLNAWWAQQLVMCNWAFMPDPMMLPEEAARERLAALEIADRGELGWRLLELRGAVEVPASWLLTSLELAALAGAAGWLSHEQARQWGVDTCHSIHGRYADLDTWLEAVRTCRGAEDWMRGDDGLPEACQALSTLEAEGDGVTWALLGACLEKTSKAQLWPQQAEDQVWRLRAAFSPVMVTPACELDWAGSERWLSEVWQIHGRDDLIRAILWLTSQGDRQGWDIDAARLMTLSQEEQQTWLESLESQVVAYGRLLSQYVTQGEPLEWAAWDWLRAVDLAWAGCCSGWLTQQEGTMLATHAGDLVVRRYSDWSALARAYQRGRSLFEGQDRLPQLSMDWRLLMSSPSSPWRGNLGELLNADVVEAARHSIRQWRSSPRHWVLALASVRDPELSTRQGAEPVLSESRAKEARQYLIESLELYADEGAKALMRYWLPAQAHHLNQLAADAAHRALPPSRTPFGDPASADLVNRDSLGKATRHSATIHMAEKYAFYLQMAMDSQQFNERELIEMASSLRDVLCRFYSSPKQLLEAWATWDSLLPEPEQPTLTVEIRWHLEDPGSLFHWLDWASDTWNEPGERPSLSHFTALALVGPLNTPVWNLPQQESDREGASIRDWIDSHYGLHSSTELIDFVRFLLDVGDRQEYQINYAPYTLNPARLNSEIATLESGDCNEEERNHLSRLIRVRDNAESCNDVDMCAWDLAQAVDLAIAGRQLGWLARSDFLSVLERAYALASEHYSGWQDYAQGLYAGFSFFMGETPDREAFLASFRQAITAWLSAAPPLAGSWASLDFPGARPRHWAPLHIDTLPGDGRTLH; encoded by the coding sequence TTGGTAGACCCCTTGAACGCCTGGTGGGCCCAGCAGTTGGTGATGTGCAACTGGGCTTTCATGCCCGATCCCATGATGTTGCCCGAGGAGGCAGCACGCGAACGGCTGGCGGCACTCGAGATTGCCGACCGTGGTGAGCTGGGCTGGCGATTGCTCGAGCTTAGAGGGGCTGTTGAAGTACCGGCTTCCTGGTTGCTGACCAGTCTGGAACTGGCGGCATTGGCCGGTGCCGCCGGCTGGCTTTCTCATGAACAGGCGCGTCAGTGGGGGGTGGATACCTGTCACAGCATTCATGGCCGCTATGCCGACCTGGATACTTGGCTGGAAGCGGTTCGCACCTGTCGTGGGGCGGAAGATTGGATGCGAGGTGATGACGGCCTGCCTGAAGCCTGTCAGGCATTGTCCACGTTGGAGGCTGAAGGCGATGGCGTGACCTGGGCCTTGCTGGGGGCTTGCCTGGAAAAGACAAGCAAGGCTCAGCTTTGGCCCCAGCAAGCTGAAGATCAGGTCTGGCGATTACGTGCGGCATTCTCGCCGGTCATGGTAACGCCTGCTTGCGAGCTGGATTGGGCGGGTAGTGAGCGCTGGCTGTCCGAGGTCTGGCAGATTCACGGACGCGATGACTTGATACGGGCCATCCTATGGCTGACGAGTCAAGGAGACCGACAGGGCTGGGATATTGATGCTGCACGCTTGATGACGCTAAGCCAGGAAGAGCAACAGACATGGCTGGAAAGCCTGGAGTCACAGGTAGTGGCTTATGGCCGCCTGCTCAGTCAATACGTCACGCAAGGTGAGCCTCTGGAGTGGGCTGCATGGGACTGGCTGCGAGCTGTCGATCTGGCCTGGGCGGGTTGCTGTAGTGGCTGGTTGACCCAACAAGAAGGAACCATGCTGGCCACGCATGCGGGTGACCTGGTGGTCCGACGTTACAGTGACTGGAGTGCCCTTGCCCGAGCCTATCAGCGTGGTCGTAGCCTGTTCGAGGGGCAGGATCGCCTGCCGCAACTGAGCATGGACTGGCGCCTGTTGATGTCATCGCCGTCAAGCCCGTGGCGTGGAAACCTTGGAGAACTGCTCAATGCGGACGTGGTAGAGGCTGCACGGCACTCCATACGCCAGTGGCGAAGTTCTCCGCGCCACTGGGTGCTGGCGCTGGCTTCAGTGCGTGATCCGGAGCTGTCGACTCGGCAGGGGGCAGAACCTGTCTTGTCCGAGTCCCGCGCCAAGGAAGCGCGTCAGTATCTCATTGAGAGCCTGGAGCTATATGCAGATGAAGGAGCAAAAGCATTGATGCGCTATTGGTTGCCGGCGCAGGCTCATCATCTCAACCAATTGGCCGCCGATGCTGCACATCGGGCTTTGCCGCCATCTCGCACACCATTTGGTGATCCGGCTTCTGCGGACTTGGTTAATCGAGATTCCCTGGGCAAGGCGACACGCCATTCGGCGACCATCCACATGGCCGAGAAGTACGCTTTCTATTTGCAGATGGCAATGGATAGCCAGCAATTCAACGAACGAGAACTGATCGAAATGGCGTCATCTCTGCGAGATGTCTTGTGTCGTTTCTACAGTTCTCCCAAGCAGCTTCTTGAAGCCTGGGCCACTTGGGATAGCCTGTTACCCGAGCCAGAGCAACCGACTTTGACGGTAGAGATTCGTTGGCATCTGGAGGATCCGGGTAGCCTGTTCCATTGGCTTGACTGGGCCAGTGATACCTGGAATGAGCCGGGAGAGCGCCCGTCGTTGAGCCACTTCACGGCTTTGGCTCTGGTAGGACCGCTGAATACACCGGTCTGGAATCTGCCGCAGCAGGAGAGCGATCGCGAAGGCGCTTCCATCCGCGACTGGATTGACAGCCATTATGGTTTGCACAGTTCAACCGAGTTGATCGATTTCGTACGCTTCTTGCTCGATGTGGGTGATCGACAGGAATATCAGATCAACTATGCACCTTATACTCTCAACCCTGCGCGACTGAATTCAGAAATTGCGACGCTGGAGTCTGGCGATTGCAATGAGGAAGAGCGCAACCATCTTTCCCGGCTGATTCGGGTTCGCGACAATGCCGAGAGCTGTAATGATGTTGATATGTGCGCCTGGGATCTGGCTCAGGCGGTAGATCTGGCGATTGCAGGGCGTCAGCTTGGATGGCTGGCCAGATCCGACTTCCTCTCCGTGCTGGAAAGAGCCTATGCATTGGCTTCCGAGCACTATTCCGGGTGGCAGGATTATGCCCAGGGCCTCTATGCCGGCTTCTCCTTTTTCATGGGAGAGACCCCGGATAGAGAAGCCTTTCTGGCCAGTTTCCGCCAAGCCATTACCGCCTGGTTGAGTGCTGCCCCGCCTTTGGCAGGTAGTTGGGCAAGCCTGGACTTTCCGGGTGCTCGACCACGTCATTGGGCACCTTTGCACATCGATACTCTGCCGGGTGATGGCAGGACTTTGCACTGA